A stretch of Lactuca sativa cultivar Salinas chromosome 6, Lsat_Salinas_v11, whole genome shotgun sequence DNA encodes these proteins:
- the LOC111905332 gene encoding cellulose synthase-like protein D4 produces the protein MASSQPSKKGIKNTGGGGGGSSGSGQNLKFARRTSSGRYVTSSKDEIDSSGDSSNYTVHIPASSDDDEASVATKAEQQYVSNSLFTGGFNSVTRAHLLDKVIESAATHPQMASSKGSSCSMPACDGKVMKDDKGVDIIPCECRFRICKDCFLDAQKDNGLCPGCKEPYRSEDDDEPPYGGALTLPGSMSVIKRNNNVDHNKGLFNETSGTYGVGNAYWPPEEGGGMGGGIGDPADKPWRPLTRRIPIPTSIISPYRALIVVRFVVLCLFLTWRVRHPNPDAMWLWLMSIICELWFGFSWILDQIPKLCPVNRSVDIPLLRDKFELPDKVKNPNGRSDLPGIDFFVSTADPEKEPPLTSANTILSILAIEYPVEKVACYISDDGGSLLTFEAMAEACSFADLWVPFCRKHDIEPRNPDTYFSLKGDPTKNKKRNDFVKDRRRVKREYDEFKVRINNLPDSIRRRSDAFNAREEMKILKSVRDSGVDPTEPIKIKRATWMADGTHWPGTWANPSKDHAKGDHPGILQVMLKPPSPDPILGSGDESLVDYSNVDIRLPMFVYMSREKRSGYDHNKKAGAMNALVRSSAVLSNGPFILNLDCDHYVNNCMAVREGICFMMDRGGEDICYIQFPQRFEGIDPSDRYANHNTVFFDGNMRALDGVQGPFYVGTGCMFRRFALYGFDPPKVNILPTNKGTSGNESPSERQALKASDFDPDLDVNELPRRFGNSTLLAASIPVAEFQGRPIADHPAVEYGRPPGVLRDDREPLDATIVAESVSVISCWYEDKTEWGDRVGWIYGSVTEDVVTGYRMHNRGWRSIYWLTKRDAFRGSAPINLTDRLHQVLRWATGSVEIFFSRNNAFLASKRLKFLQRLAYLNVGIYPFTSIFLLVYCFLPALSLLSGNFIVKNLNATFLIYLLLITLCLIGLAVLEVRWSGVSLEDWWRNEQFWLISGTSSHLAAVVQGLLKVIAGIEISFTLTAKAVEDADDIYAELYLVKWTSLMIPPIVIAMINVLAIVIAFSRTIYSLNPQWGKFIGGAFFSFWVLAHLYPFFKGLMGRRRKTPTIVFVWSGLIAITLSLLWVAINPSAGPADASAGGSGFKFP, from the exons ATGGCAAGTTCCCAACCATCTAAAAAAGGAATAAAGAACACCggcggaggtggtggtgggtCCTCCGGATCCggccaaaatttaaaatttgcccGGCGAACTTCAAGTGGGCGATATGTCACATCATCCAAAGATGAAATTGATTCATCCGGCGACTCATCGAATTACACAGTTCATATTCCGGCATCCTCCGACGACGATGAGGCATCAGTGGCTACAAAAGCTGAACAACAATATGTTTCTAATTCGTTATTCACCGGAGGTTTCAACAGCGTGACACGTGCCCATCTCTTGGATAAAGTAATTGAATCAGCGGCGACTCATCCACAAATGGCGAGTTCCAAAGGTTCGTCGTGCTCCATGCCAGCTTGTGATGGCAAGGTCATGAAAGATGATAAAGGCGTAGATATTATTCCATGTGAATGCAG ATTTAGGATTTGTAAAGATTGTTTTTTAGATGCACAGAAAGATAATGGGTTATGTCCGGGATGCAAAGAGCCATACAGGTCGGAGGATGATGATGAGCCACCATACGGTGGAGCATTGACACTTCCGGGGAGTATGTCGGTGATAAAGAGAAACAACAATGTTGATCATAACAAAGGGTTGTTTAATGAGACTTCCGGTACGTATGGTGTTGGTAATGCATATTGGCCACCGGAGGAAGGTGGTGGGATGGGCGGCGGTATCGGAGATCCGGCGGACAAACCGTGGCGGCCGCTCACCCGGAGAATTCCTATTCCAACTAGTATCATTAGTCCTTATAGAGCATTGATTGTAGTTCGTTTTGtagttttatgtttatttttaacATGGAGAGTTCGACACCCGAATCCTGATGCAATGTGGTTATGGTTAATGTCGATTATATGTGAGCTTTGGTTTGGGTTCTCGTGGATTTTGGATCAAATCCCAAAGCTTTGCCCGGTCAACCGTTCGGTTGACATTCCCCTTCTTCGCGATAAATTCGAGTTGCCTGACAAAGTCAAGAACCCTAACGGTCGGTCCGACCTCCCCGGTATTGATTTCTTTGTTTCCACCGCGGATCCCGAGAAAGAGCCACCGCTCACGAGCGCCAATACCATCTTATCGATCTTGGCCATTGAATATCCGGTGGAGAAGGTTGCTTGTTACATATCCGATGATGGTGGTTCCCTTCTAACCTTCGAGGCCATGGCGGAAGCTTGCAGCTTCGCAGATTTGTGGGTCCCGTTTTGTCGAAAACATGACATTGAGCCAAGAAATCCGGACACGTATTTCTCGTTAAAAGGCGATCCAACAAAAAACAAGAAACGAAACGATTTCGTTAAGGATCGGAGAAGGGTGAAGCGGGAGTATGACGAGTTTAAAGTGAGAATTAATAACTTGCCGGATTCGATACGGAGACGATCTGACGCGTTTAACGCAAGGGAAgagatgaagatcttgaagagtGTTCGGGATAGCGGTGTAGACCCAACGGAGCCGATAAAGATCAAACGAGCCACATGGATGGCTGATGGCACTCATTGGCCCGGTACTTGGGCCAACCCTAGTAAGGATCATGCGAAAGGTGATCACCCCGGTATCCTGCAAGTAATGTTGAAGCCTCCGTCCCCTGACCCGATACTCGGATCAGGTGACGAGAGCCTTGTCGACTACTCAAATGTCGATATAAGATTACCAATGTTTGTATACATGTCGAGAGAGAAGCGGTCCGGCTATGACCATAACAAGAAAGCCGGAGCAATGAATGCACTTGTACGTTCATCCGCAGTCCTTTCGAACGGGCCATTTATTTTGAACTTAGACTGTGATCATTATGTGAACAACTGCATGGCGGTCCGTGAAGGGATTTGCTTCATGATGGACCGTGGTGGCGAAGACATTTGCTACATTCAGTTCCCGCAACGGTTCGAAGGAATTGACCCTTCAGACCGTTACGCGAATCATAACACCGTGTTTTTTGATGGAAACATGCGAGCACTTGACGGGGTACAAGGTCCATTTTATGTGGGTACGGGATGCATGTTTAGACGATTTGCTTTGTACGGGTTTGACCCGCCGAAGGTCAACATTCTACCTACAAATAAGGGGACAAGTGGCAATGAATCGCCATCGGAGAGACAAGCATTGAAGGCATCCGATTTTGACCCAGATCTTGATGTTAATGAATTACCGCGACGATTCGGGAACTCGACACTTTTAGCAGCGTCGATTCCCGTAGCCGAGTTTCAAGGGCGGCCGATTGCTGACCATCCAGCAGTCGAGTACGGCCGCCCTCCCGGCGTCCTTCGGGACGATCGTGAACCACTTGACGCCACTATTGTTGCTGAATCTGTATCCGTTATCTCTTGTTG GTACGAGGATAAAACGGAGTGGGGTGATCGAGTGGGCTGGATTTATGGATCGGTGACTGAGGATGTGGTGACGGGGTATCGAATGCACAACCGTGGGTGGAGGTCGATCTATTGGCTTACAAAACGAGATGCTTTCCGGGGATCTGCTCCGATCAATCTCACCGACAGACTCCACCAAGTGCTCCGATGGGCGACGGGGTCCGTCGAGATTTTCTTCTCAAGAAACAACGCTTTTCTGGCATCAAAACGCCTCAAATTTCTACAACGTTTAGCGTATCTTAATGTTGGGATTTACCCCTTTACATCCATTTTCCTCCTTGTTTACTGCTTCCTTCCGGCGCTCTCGCTATTATCCGGTAACTTCATCGTGAAAAATCTCAACGCCACTTTCTTAATCTACCTGTTACTAATCACCCTATGTTTGATCGGACTCGCGGTGTTGGAAGTGAGGTGGTCCGGTGTGTCTCTAGAAGACTGGTGGCGGAATGAGCAGTTTTGGTTGATTTCCGGTACGAGCTCGCACTTGGCGGCGGTGGTTCAAGGGTTGTTGAAGGTGATTGCAGGGATTGAAATCTCGTTCACTTTGACAGCAAAAGCAGTAGAAGACGCCGATGACATATACGCAGAGTTGTATCTAGTGAAATGGACGTCGTTGATGATTCCTCCGATTGTTATCGCCATGATTAACGTTCTCGCCATTGTTATTGCCTTCTCGAGGACGATCTACAGTTTAAACCCGCAATGGGGGAAGTTCATCGGAGGTGCGTTTTTTAGTTTCTGGGTTTTGGCTCATTTGTACCCGTTTTTCAAAGGGTTGATGGGGAGGAGAAGAAAGACGCCGACGATTGTGTTTGTGTGGTCTGGGCTCATCGCTATCACACTGTCGTTGTTGTGGGTTGCTATCAACCCTAGCGCCGGCCCGGCGGATGCAAGTGCCGGAGGATCTGGTTTTAAATTCCCTTGA
- the LOC111905333 gene encoding protein NDH-DEPENDENT CYCLIC ELECTRON FLOW 5, with the protein MATVYSSIFSSNIIHLQPATNPITKITSNLIPPHNNFNASTRNFQLPRAASIPHPPINVDYLETEFSGHGTSFTSLGESCVVRMGLDNGSVATLMLPSGLITSYKPRMWHGGLQELLHTSVSEEDDGRGAVIRGGVSLAFRCEGGGDDEENEVISWSPTIWNLRNVGGSPDESIQVELISSNSEDKIEIKHIVTLKEDAISSEIVITNLRSSSLRLTGSIIGHLAVSTPEASYAVGLERANYFVKPHILSKFSIIPPDFNKNDSRQLGFKRLLSDWGLGSPNEDMKDETAKNGEEDEEIEGEEDDNYKHLTEKLSLIYTSAPRNFTIMDRGKRNSVAVGREGFNELYIFSPGSNHKSYGKYSYICIGQAALLKPITIGPHSEWRGVQYLHNPNL; encoded by the exons ATGGCTACGGTTTACAGCTCCATCTTCTCATCCAACATCATCCATCTTCAACCTGCAACAAACCCCATCACCAAAATTACCTCTAATCTCATTCCACCTCACAATAACTTCAACGCCTCCACCAGAAATTTCCAGTTGCCAAGAGCCGCTTCGATTCCACACCCACCTATCAACGTCGATTACCTCGAAACAGAATTCAGCGGCCATGGCACTTCCTTCACAAGCCTCGGAGAAAGTTGCGTTGTCAGGATGGGATTGGACAACGGTAGTGTCGCCACTCTCATGCTTCCAAGTGGACTCATTACATCCTACAAGCCGCGTATGTGGCATGGAGGATTACAGGAGTTGCTGCATACGTCGGTATCCGAGGAGGACGACGGCCGTGGTGCGGTGATCCGTGGCGGCGTTTCGTTAGCTTTCAGATGTGAAGGAGGCGGCGACGAtgaagaaaatgaagtgatttcatGGTCTCCGACTATCTGGAATCTTCGCAATGTTGGAGGAAGTCCAGATGAGTCAATTCAG GTAGAACTGATTAGTAGCAATTCAGAAGACAAAATTGAAATCAAACACATTGTGACTTTGAAAGAAGATGCTATAAGCTCAGAGATCGTGATCACGAACTTGAGATCTTCATCACTCCGACTAACGGGATCGATCATCGGTCATTTAGCTGTGAGCACACCGGAAGCATCATACGCCGTCGGGCTCGAGAGAGCAAATTACTTCGTTAAGCCACATATTTTGTCAAAATTCAGCATTATTCCTCCTGATTTCAACAAGAATGATTCGCGTCAATTGGGTTTCAAGCGACTGCTATCAGATTGGGGACTCGGAAGCCCGAATGAGGACATGAAAGATGAAACAGCAAAAAAtggggaagaagatgaagagattGAAGGTGAAGAGGATGATAACTACAAGCATTTAACTGAGAAACTAAGCTTGATCTACACCAGTGCTCCGAGGAATTTCACCATCATGGACAGG GGTAAACGGAACTCAGTTGCAGTGGGGAGAGAAGGCTTTAACGAGTTGTACATTTTTAGCCCTGGTTCGAACCATAAGTCATATGGCAAGTACTCATATATATGCATCGGTCAAGCCGCATTGCTCAAACCAATAACAATAGGTCCCCATTCGGAATGGAGGGGTGTGCAATACTTGCATAACCCTAATCTTTAA